Proteins from one Dysgonomonas sp. HDW5A genomic window:
- a CDS encoding extracellular solute-binding protein, which translates to MKTSRYIKFTFIAALFLVTGSIFAQNSENVLYIKGANFTHPILNAWITEYNKTNPGVVIKVADRNTNNEAIDINVVTNENQIKNPAQQSLQVARYAILPVANKQNPLFSEISNKGLDKNKIKQLFFEKDIDDEGKYPFRNEVTIYSGSLETSNSEVISNYFGKTEDQLKGKKIAGDDIFLINALKKDETGVAFNYLSYIYDTKTRELKDNIAILPIDLKKDQWQAVNSGIDATLTLLESEKINLIPIETLSLAFDSKLPKEAQSFIEWVVNDGQKLNHDYGFLNIDSKEKKNIQQQIINYASLEK; encoded by the coding sequence ATGAAAACTTCAAGATATATCAAATTCACATTTATAGCCGCTCTTTTTTTAGTTACAGGATCAATTTTTGCTCAGAACTCGGAAAACGTATTATACATAAAAGGAGCAAATTTTACTCATCCTATTTTAAACGCATGGATAACTGAGTATAATAAAACCAATCCCGGTGTAGTAATAAAAGTAGCTGATCGAAATACAAATAATGAAGCTATTGACATAAATGTAGTTACAAACGAAAATCAAATAAAAAATCCTGCTCAACAATCGTTACAAGTAGCAAGATACGCCATATTACCTGTTGCTAACAAACAAAACCCTCTATTCTCGGAAATAAGTAATAAGGGTTTAGATAAAAATAAAATAAAACAACTTTTTTTCGAGAAAGATATTGACGATGAAGGCAAATATCCCTTCAGAAATGAGGTTACAATTTACTCTGGAAGCCTCGAAACATCTAACTCTGAAGTTATTTCAAATTATTTCGGAAAAACAGAAGATCAACTAAAAGGTAAAAAGATTGCAGGCGATGATATTTTCCTAATCAATGCCCTTAAAAAAGACGAAACCGGTGTTGCTTTCAACTATCTGTCTTACATATACGATACTAAGACACGTGAATTAAAAGATAATATAGCCATTCTACCTATAGACTTGAAAAAAGATCAATGGCAAGCTGTTAATTCGGGCATAGATGCAACGCTAACATTACTTGAAAGCGAAAAAATAAATCTTATTCCAATCGAGACACTTAGCTTAGCTTTTGATTCAAAACTACCTAAAGAAGCTCAAAGCTTCATCGAATGGGTTGTAAACGATGGGCAGAAACTTAATCATGACTATGGTTTTCTAAATATCGATTCAAAAGAGAAGAAAAATATCCAACAACAAATTATCAATTACGCCAGCTTAGAAAAATAA
- the greA gene encoding transcription elongation factor GreA has protein sequence MAVTYMTAEGYDKLKEDINLLETVERPKISKQIGEARDKGDLSENAEYDAAKEAQGLLEAKIGQLKNLLANARLIDKSSIGIDSVQILNKVTIKNTKNNQQMTYMLVAESEANLKENKIAINTPIAQGLMGKKVGEIAEIKVPNGMVSFEIIDISI, from the coding sequence ATGGCTGTTACTTACATGACCGCAGAAGGTTACGACAAGTTGAAAGAAGACATCAACTTATTGGAAACAGTGGAAAGACCTAAAATCTCTAAACAAATCGGAGAGGCTCGCGATAAAGGCGATCTTTCGGAGAATGCTGAATATGATGCAGCAAAAGAAGCTCAAGGCTTACTTGAAGCTAAAATCGGACAACTGAAAAATCTATTAGCTAATGCTAGACTGATAGATAAGAGCTCTATTGGCATAGATTCTGTACAGATTCTAAATAAGGTTACAATAAAAAACACCAAAAACAATCAACAAATGACTTATATGTTGGTTGCCGAAAGTGAAGCGAATCTGAAGGAGAATAAAATTGCCATCAATACTCCCATTGCTCAAGGTTTAATGGGTAAAAAGGTAGGTGAGATTGCAGAAATAAAAGTACCTAATGGAATGGTATCTTTTGAAATTATTGATATATCTATTTAA
- a CDS encoding LiaF domain-containing protein, producing the protein MENEFKIKNKESQGKIGFAILLVLAGIILLAFNLELIPVIYKPILISWQMLLVVLGIAAFIKRHFVNAIILISVGGFFILPVIGQSFPEVLNGTLNNAQNYWPVLLIIGGILFLFKKNDHGMCSKYCQPKKFISDMSKGCSNTNTDTGNDYVDKAVLFNGSEEIVFSSNFRGGEANAAFGEIKLDLRKVSGLSTNNKLEVNAMFGSIIVYVPSEWQINLKSSAMFGDVQDKRHMVDTPISDSTPILNLKAACMFGNVEIRN; encoded by the coding sequence ATGGAAAATGAATTTAAAATAAAAAATAAAGAATCACAAGGTAAAATAGGATTTGCCATACTACTTGTACTTGCAGGAATTATTCTTCTTGCTTTTAATCTCGAACTGATACCCGTTATTTACAAGCCTATATTAATATCGTGGCAAATGCTTTTAGTGGTATTGGGTATTGCTGCTTTTATTAAACGCCACTTTGTGAATGCAATCATTCTTATATCTGTAGGGGGATTTTTCATCTTACCTGTTATAGGCCAAAGCTTTCCCGAAGTATTAAATGGGACACTTAATAATGCTCAGAATTATTGGCCTGTATTGCTTATCATTGGAGGAATCCTGTTTCTATTCAAAAAAAACGATCACGGAATGTGCAGTAAATATTGTCAGCCAAAGAAATTCATTTCAGATATGAGTAAAGGATGTTCAAATACCAATACCGATACCGGAAATGATTATGTAGACAAAGCGGTATTATTCAATGGCAGCGAAGAAATTGTGTTTTCATCCAACTTTAGAGGAGGAGAAGCAAATGCTGCTTTTGGAGAGATTAAACTTGATCTAAGAAAAGTAAGTGGCTTAAGTACAAATAATAAACTTGAAGTAAATGCTATGTTTGGCTCTATAATAGTTTATGTTCCTAGCGAATGGCAGATAAACTTAAAATCAAGTGCCATGTTTGGTGACGTTCAAGATAAAAGACACATGGTTGATACCCCTATTTCTGACAGCACTCCAATTTTGAATTTGAAAGCTGCTTGCATGTTCGGGAATGTCGAAATTAGAAACTAA
- the recA gene encoding recombinase RecA: protein MADEKEKAKKDVAAPNSDKLKALQAAMDKIEKSYGKGSIMKLGDEKIEDIAVIPTGSIGLNAALGVGGFPRGRVIEIYGPESSGKTTLAIHAIAEAQKAGGIAAFVDAEHAFDRFYAEKLGVDIGNLLISQPDNGEQALEIAEQLIRSSAIDIVVIDSVAALTPKAELEGDMGDSKMGLQARLMSQALRKLTAAINKTNTTCIFINQLRDKIGVMFGNPETTTGGNALKFYASVRLDIRRIGQLKDGEEVKGSQTRVKVVKNKVAPPFRKAEFDIMYGEGISRAGEIIDLGSDLGIVKKSGSWYSYNETKLGQGREAAKDMMRDNPELADELEQLIFAALKAK, encoded by the coding sequence ATGGCTGACGAAAAAGAAAAAGCAAAAAAAGATGTTGCAGCACCCAATAGCGATAAGCTAAAGGCTTTACAGGCAGCAATGGATAAGATTGAGAAGAGTTACGGCAAAGGCTCAATCATGAAGTTGGGAGACGAAAAAATAGAAGATATAGCTGTAATACCAACAGGTTCAATCGGATTAAATGCGGCGTTAGGCGTAGGAGGTTTTCCTCGCGGACGTGTTATCGAAATATATGGTCCCGAATCGTCAGGTAAAACAACATTAGCAATTCATGCTATTGCCGAAGCTCAAAAAGCGGGTGGCATAGCTGCATTTGTGGATGCAGAGCATGCTTTTGACCGTTTTTATGCCGAAAAACTAGGTGTTGATATAGGTAACTTACTTATTTCTCAACCGGATAATGGAGAGCAAGCATTGGAAATCGCAGAACAATTGATCAGATCATCGGCAATTGATATTGTTGTGATTGACTCGGTTGCTGCACTTACTCCAAAAGCTGAATTAGAAGGAGATATGGGTGATTCTAAAATGGGACTTCAAGCCCGTTTGATGTCACAAGCACTTCGTAAACTAACGGCTGCAATCAATAAAACAAATACAACCTGTATATTTATCAACCAGTTGCGTGATAAAATCGGCGTAATGTTTGGTAATCCAGAAACTACAACGGGTGGTAATGCCTTGAAATTTTATGCTTCTGTTCGTCTTGATATTCGCCGTATCGGTCAATTGAAAGATGGAGAAGAAGTTAAAGGTAGCCAGACTCGTGTGAAGGTGGTGAAAAATAAAGTGGCACCTCCTTTCCGTAAAGCTGAATTCGATATTATGTACGGTGAAGGTATTTCACGTGCAGGAGAAATTATCGACTTAGGCTCGGATTTAGGTATCGTCAAGAAAAGCGGATCGTGGTACAGTTATAATGAAACGAAACTGGGACAAGGTCGTGAAGCTGCTAAAGATATGATGAGAGATAATCCCGAATTGGCAGATGAACTGGAACAATTGATTTTTGCAGCATTGAAAGCAAAATAA
- a CDS encoding SusC/RagA family TonB-linked outer membrane protein, which translates to MLQQHSQSLYNIAKALLLTLFLLGGTAIYAQNTTIHGEVLDRNRLPLPGVSVTLKSSAKVNTATDLDGQFTIKVSEDLPVTLVFNFLGYKTQEVDVYDSNEPVNVILSENNNLLDEVVVTALGINREKKSLGYTTQELKSNDLKGNKEPNLLNSLSGKLAGVRITNSQGDMGSSRIIIRGETSIAGNNQPLFVVDGIPVDNSQLNSGGATRDFRNAIADLNPEDIETMSVLKGPNAAALYGSRAAQGVVLITTKSGKGQKGIGVSFNSGVILSTVASLPEFQNSFGQGSNGLFSYVDGKGGGINDGVDESWGPRMDGRLIPQFFSNGEAVPFVAHPNNVRDFFNTGVTFNNGVSVSGSDEKYNFRLGVNHENQKGVVPNTQIKKTNFSINTSYQLTKRVKVGATANYIVNDVPNLPGGPSGGRAAGVMLQFLWFGRQVDINELKNNRDVNWNNSYYSNPYWNAYYNTVQQKRNRLIGDVHADINLAQGLDFKFRTGTDYYNDRRKYTIKYGTNGTPYGSYAEDAYTVNENNTEAILTYTRELNKDFHLDALAGFNVMNKTYENNYQKAPRLAVPDLYTLTNSRDPLTSSNEYKARRIYSAYASAQLGYKGYAFLNLTARNDWSSALPRENRSYMYPSVNASLVLTEALDIKSSTLSFLKLRAGWAEVGNDGGEPYQLVTVFNSETAFQGNPIQTSSKLKRNPNLKPETTRSTEIGTELALFNNRVRLDFAWYNTNSINQVLEIKTTAASGYTSQLLNAGKINNKGYEIQLDVMPVETKDFKWNVGLNYSSNRSKVVVLDRDGLIENYTVGSSGGVDILASVGQKYGILYGTAYQRDDNGNIIVASNGLPKADPQKKVLGHYTPDWLGGISNTFTYKSFDFSFLIDASIGGSIYSGTNRTGNYTGVLEQTLSGRGAENGGIEYYYAGNDTKTPRIPLNGGTAPSGVNVYDDGMIFQGVLENGNPNTTILSAQEYYKASYNINEAYVYKADYIKFREIKLTYTFNKSLLKNIGLQGANISAFGRNLFFIYKDAPNIDPETAFNTGNAQGLESLALPTTRSFGVNLNLQF; encoded by the coding sequence ATGCTGCAACAACATTCACAATCGCTATATAATATAGCGAAAGCACTCTTGCTGACTCTATTTTTATTGGGAGGTACAGCAATATATGCTCAGAATACAACCATACATGGAGAAGTTTTAGATAGAAATCGCTTACCTCTTCCCGGAGTTTCGGTTACTTTAAAATCTTCAGCTAAAGTAAATACGGCTACAGATCTTGATGGTCAATTTACAATTAAAGTTTCCGAAGATCTACCTGTAACACTCGTATTCAATTTCTTAGGATACAAAACTCAGGAAGTAGATGTTTATGATAGCAATGAACCAGTTAATGTTATTCTATCTGAAAATAATAACCTGCTGGATGAAGTGGTAGTTACTGCTTTAGGGATTAACAGAGAAAAAAAATCACTCGGTTATACTACTCAGGAATTAAAGAGCAATGATCTAAAAGGCAATAAAGAGCCTAACTTATTAAATTCTCTTAGTGGAAAATTGGCAGGTGTACGCATCACCAATTCACAAGGAGATATGGGATCTTCACGTATCATTATTCGAGGGGAAACATCTATTGCCGGAAATAATCAGCCTCTATTTGTTGTAGATGGTATACCTGTAGACAATTCACAACTTAACTCAGGAGGAGCTACTCGTGACTTTAGAAATGCAATAGCCGACCTTAACCCCGAAGATATCGAAACGATGAGTGTGCTTAAAGGCCCTAATGCAGCCGCACTGTATGGATCTCGTGCTGCTCAAGGAGTTGTTTTGATCACAACCAAAAGCGGAAAAGGGCAAAAAGGAATCGGTGTATCTTTCAATTCGGGCGTAATTCTATCTACTGTAGCAAGTCTTCCCGAATTTCAAAATTCTTTTGGACAAGGTTCGAATGGTTTATTTAGTTATGTTGACGGAAAAGGTGGTGGTATCAACGATGGTGTAGACGAAAGTTGGGGTCCCAGAATGGACGGAAGGCTTATTCCTCAATTCTTCTCAAACGGAGAAGCTGTTCCTTTCGTTGCTCATCCGAATAATGTAAGAGACTTTTTCAATACAGGTGTAACGTTTAACAATGGTGTATCGGTATCCGGTTCAGACGAGAAATATAATTTCCGCTTAGGTGTAAATCACGAAAATCAAAAAGGTGTAGTGCCTAACACTCAGATTAAGAAAACAAACTTCTCTATCAATACAAGTTATCAATTGACCAAGAGAGTTAAAGTTGGAGCTACTGCCAATTATATTGTGAACGATGTTCCTAACCTTCCGGGAGGTCCATCAGGAGGTCGTGCAGCCGGTGTAATGCTTCAATTCTTATGGTTTGGTCGTCAGGTTGATATAAATGAACTGAAAAATAACAGAGATGTAAACTGGAATAACAGTTACTATAGCAATCCTTACTGGAATGCATATTATAATACTGTACAACAAAAAAGAAACAGACTTATCGGAGATGTACATGCAGATATTAATCTGGCACAAGGTCTGGATTTTAAATTCCGTACAGGAACCGATTACTATAACGATCGCCGAAAATACACTATCAAATATGGCACTAACGGTACTCCATACGGATCATATGCCGAAGATGCATATACTGTTAATGAGAACAATACAGAGGCTATCTTAACTTATACTCGTGAGCTTAATAAAGATTTTCATTTGGATGCTCTTGCCGGATTTAATGTAATGAACAAAACATATGAGAACAATTACCAAAAAGCCCCAAGATTGGCTGTTCCTGATCTTTATACTTTAACTAACTCAAGAGACCCGTTAACGTCTTCGAATGAATATAAAGCCCGAAGAATATATAGTGCTTATGCATCTGCCCAACTTGGATATAAAGGTTATGCATTTTTGAACCTTACTGCTCGTAACGACTGGTCATCGGCATTACCTCGTGAGAACCGATCGTATATGTATCCTTCTGTAAATGCGAGTTTAGTTTTAACAGAGGCTTTAGATATAAAAAGCAGTACACTAAGTTTCTTAAAACTGCGTGCCGGATGGGCGGAAGTAGGTAATGACGGGGGTGAACCTTATCAGCTGGTAACTGTATTTAATTCGGAAACTGCTTTTCAAGGAAACCCGATACAAACCTCTTCGAAATTGAAAAGAAACCCGAACTTAAAACCCGAAACTACCCGTTCTACTGAAATCGGTACAGAGTTGGCTCTGTTCAATAACAGAGTGCGTTTAGACTTTGCTTGGTATAATACCAACAGTATTAATCAGGTTCTTGAAATCAAGACAACCGCAGCTAGTGGATATACCTCTCAATTGCTGAATGCAGGAAAAATAAATAACAAAGGTTATGAAATTCAACTAGATGTTATGCCTGTTGAAACAAAAGACTTTAAATGGAATGTTGGCCTGAACTACTCTTCCAATAGAAGTAAAGTTGTCGTTCTTGACCGGGATGGTCTGATCGAAAATTACACAGTAGGCTCTTCGGGTGGTGTAGATATATTGGCCTCTGTTGGTCAAAAATATGGTATTCTATATGGTACAGCCTATCAGAGAGATGATAATGGAAATATTATTGTTGCATCCAATGGTTTACCTAAAGCCGATCCTCAAAAAAAAGTATTAGGACATTATACTCCTGATTGGTTAGGTGGTATCAGTAATACATTTACGTATAAAAGCTTTGACTTCTCATTCCTGATTGATGCCAGCATCGGTGGAAGTATTTACTCCGGAACTAACAGAACAGGTAATTATACAGGAGTATTAGAACAAACCCTTTCGGGACGTGGAGCCGAAAATGGAGGTATTGAATACTATTACGCAGGAAATGATACAAAAACACCAAGAATACCTCTTAATGGAGGCACAGCACCATCGGGAGTAAACGTATATGATGACGGTATGATCTTCCAAGGTGTTCTGGAAAATGGTAATCCAAATACCACAATTTTAAGTGCACAGGAATACTACAAAGCATCTTATAACATCAATGAAGCTTATGTATATAAAGCCGATTACATTAAATTCCGTGAAATAAAGCTGACATATACATTCAATAAGAGCTTGTTGAAAAATATCGGATTGCAAGGTGCTAACATATCGGCATTTGGACGTAATCTGTTCTTTATATACAAAGATGCTCCGAATATTGATCCCGAAACAGCTTTCAATACAGGAAATGCGCAAGGTCTGGAAAGTCTAGCATTGCCAACAACAAGGTCTTTTGGAGTTAATCTGAATCTTCAGTTTTAA
- a CDS encoding HIT family protein, with amino-acid sequence MATIFSKIIKGEIPCYKIAENDNFFAFLDIRPMAKGHVLVIPKHETDYLFDLDDDVLSEMIVYSKKIAKAIQRAVPCKRIGLMVIGMEVPHAHIHLIPINAERDMNLSNPRLKLLEDEFQQITKDIISELENI; translated from the coding sequence ATGGCGACTATTTTCAGTAAAATAATAAAAGGTGAAATACCATGTTATAAGATTGCCGAAAACGACAATTTCTTTGCTTTTTTAGACATCAGACCGATGGCTAAAGGACATGTATTGGTTATACCCAAACATGAGACAGATTATCTTTTTGACTTGGATGATGATGTATTATCTGAAATGATTGTGTATAGTAAGAAAATAGCCAAAGCCATACAAAGGGCAGTACCTTGTAAACGAATAGGACTCATGGTAATAGGAATGGAAGTTCCTCACGCACACATACATTTAATACCCATTAATGCCGAGAGAGATATGAACTTGTCTAATCCCAGATTAAAGTTATTGGAAGACGAATTCCAACAAATCACTAAAGACATTATATCTGAATTGGAAAATATCTAG
- the bcp gene encoding thioredoxin-dependent thiol peroxidase: MALTIGDKIPEILGTDQAGKEVKTSDFKGQKFILYFYPKDNTPGCTAEACNFRDNFYELRKAGYEIVGVSVDDEKSHIKFIEKYELPFPLISDKDKVLVEEFGIWAEKTLAGKKYMGTLRSTFLIDENGVIEQVFTPKEIKAKEHAEQILDWLTELKNKNKK, from the coding sequence ATGGCTCTAACTATCGGAGATAAAATACCTGAGATTTTAGGTACGGATCAGGCGGGAAAAGAAGTAAAAACGAGTGACTTTAAAGGTCAGAAATTCATTTTGTATTTCTATCCCAAAGATAATACCCCCGGATGTACAGCCGAAGCCTGTAACTTCAGAGATAACTTCTATGAATTGCGTAAGGCTGGTTACGAAATTGTAGGGGTGAGTGTGGATGACGAAAAATCGCATATTAAGTTTATCGAAAAATATGAACTTCCTTTTCCTTTGATTTCGGACAAAGACAAAGTTTTAGTTGAAGAATTTGGAATATGGGCGGAAAAAACTTTAGCAGGTAAGAAATATATGGGTACCTTGCGTTCTACATTTTTGATTGACGAAAATGGTGTGATCGAACAAGTCTTTACTCCTAAAGAAATCAAAGCGAAGGAGCATGCCGAGCAGATATTGGATTGGTTAACAGAGCTAAAAAACAAAAACAAAAAATAA
- a CDS encoding LytTR family DNA-binding domain-containing protein — protein MNNSRLKLLILPLIIVIITLIVTVAIMAPLIPLPLSDLILDGAIFGLLLAILNFLLKEIIRYSNYKSLPIIQQIVNYGALAILFVLSWVGISFLILYIISPENAMNYVLPTVPIRITLALLTYGLLILLYGYIFTQNQEEEVSIDIDVEHTTDIESSEKTMTNEDTSDSEILEHIAVKNGQKIDLIFINDIISIQAEGNYVMIFTPKGKYLKEQTMKYFGDHLPANKFVRVHRSNIINIDYIQRIELYEKQSQMLKLQNNLQVKMSIAGYKELKRVLNL, from the coding sequence ATGAATAATAGTCGTTTAAAATTACTAATTCTCCCATTAATTATTGTAATTATTACTCTTATAGTAACAGTTGCAATAATGGCTCCGCTTATACCATTACCACTCTCCGATCTTATTTTAGATGGGGCTATATTCGGATTATTATTGGCGATATTAAATTTCTTATTAAAAGAAATCATTAGATATTCCAATTATAAATCTTTACCTATAATTCAGCAAATCGTTAACTACGGAGCATTAGCCATATTATTCGTATTAAGTTGGGTAGGAATAAGCTTTTTGATACTTTATATAATATCGCCGGAGAATGCAATGAATTATGTACTCCCAACCGTACCAATACGGATTACCCTAGCTTTACTTACCTATGGATTGCTTATATTATTATATGGATATATTTTTACTCAAAATCAAGAGGAAGAAGTTAGTATAGACATCGATGTAGAGCATACCACAGATATCGAATCCTCAGAAAAAACCATGACAAACGAAGACACTTCTGACAGCGAAATACTAGAACATATTGCGGTGAAAAATGGGCAGAAAATTGACCTTATATTTATCAATGATATAATATCGATTCAGGCTGAAGGAAACTATGTAATGATCTTCACCCCCAAAGGGAAGTATTTGAAAGAACAAACAATGAAGTATTTTGGAGACCATTTACCTGCCAATAAATTTGTCAGGGTACACCGTTCAAACATTATAAATATAGATTATATACAACGCATAGAACTGTATGAGAAACAAAGCCAAATGCTGAAACTACAGAATAACCTACAAGTTAAAATGAGTATTGCCGGATACAAAGAATTAAAAAGGGTACTAAATCTCTAA
- a CDS encoding GyrI-like domain-containing protein translates to MNQRLSTKEEYQKQVNIIIEHINAHLSEDLDLNSLAKKANFSPYHFHRIMKAFLGESLGAFIVRLRIETAARLLRHSDLSVQDIAYQTGYDVPSSLSKSFKSFYGISPIEFRNNKNHTIMRSLLLNEDLKLKAPKIQELEPKQVIYIQIFGKYSDVDFSGCWTRLWAYVKENKLFSAGIEHLCVYHDDPKVTEADKLRTDICLVLPKKALPKGEIGVKEISGGKYAIFLYQGPYENLGSVYDTIYAKWLPDSNCKLRNVPAFEKYLNHPDRTSPDKLKTEIYLPIE, encoded by the coding sequence ATGAATCAGAGATTATCAACTAAGGAAGAGTATCAAAAGCAAGTCAATATTATTATTGAGCATATCAATGCACACCTGAGTGAGGATTTGGACTTGAATAGTTTAGCCAAAAAGGCAAATTTTTCACCGTATCATTTTCACCGCATCATGAAAGCTTTTCTGGGTGAATCTTTAGGGGCTTTTATTGTACGTTTGCGTATCGAGACTGCAGCTCGATTGTTACGCCATTCGGATCTATCGGTGCAAGATATTGCTTATCAAACAGGATATGATGTGCCTTCCTCTTTGTCGAAATCGTTTAAGTCGTTTTATGGAATCTCACCAATCGAATTTAGAAACAATAAAAACCACACGATTATGAGATCACTATTATTAAATGAAGATTTAAAACTGAAAGCACCCAAAATACAGGAGTTGGAACCCAAGCAGGTTATCTATATTCAGATTTTTGGCAAATATTCCGATGTTGATTTTAGCGGATGTTGGACACGCTTATGGGCATATGTAAAAGAAAACAAACTCTTTTCGGCAGGTATAGAACATCTTTGTGTCTACCATGATGACCCCAAAGTTACAGAAGCGGATAAGCTTCGCACTGATATTTGTTTAGTTCTTCCTAAAAAGGCCTTACCTAAAGGTGAAATAGGAGTCAAAGAAATAAGCGGAGGTAAGTATGCAATTTTTTTATATCAGGGACCGTATGAAAATCTGGGCAGTGTATATGATACTATCTATGCAAAGTGGCTGCCTGACAGTAATTGCAAATTGAGAAACGTTCCTGCATTTGAGAAATATCTTAATCATCCCGATAGAACTTCTCCCGATAAACTGAAAACTGAAATTTATCTTCCGATTGAATAA
- a CDS encoding SusD/RagB family nutrient-binding outer membrane lipoprotein has product MLKNILSILLVAFALSSCNDQLDDINRNPNATETPLAPFLLTGSLKHGADLYWGSNSSFNSSLLFIQQWAKIQYTEPDRYQISNTDAEITTLWNTGYATLITDLNTILAFPEAQANSNFKGIALALRSWTFLLLADTYGDVPYKDAGQTVSPSYNTQREVYLGLLEDLTEAQNLLDASKGAVTGDLVYNGDISKWKKFVNSLRLRIALRISDREAELAKQTIASVVADPPGLISNNNETFKFIYTSSPQQNPAAAWFETRDDYRVSKTIVDKLYELSDPRLPVYAQLPSDTSVDRYVGAANGLSNSDANNQGFAKTSKPGTYFLKSESPAVIFSYAEVLFGLSEAVARGFISGDAETYYKQAVTASLNQFGITDATTVADYLNQAKVKYDASNYKKSIGEQKWIAFYGQGLDAFAEWRRLDYPELKPGSATVLEGQMPLRFFYPGTEQSLNGKSYKAAVANQGEDLLTTRLWFDVK; this is encoded by the coding sequence ATGCTTAAAAATATATTATCAATCCTATTAGTTGCTTTTGCTCTTAGTTCGTGCAACGACCAACTGGATGACATCAACCGAAATCCAAATGCAACCGAAACTCCTCTTGCTCCGTTTCTTCTTACGGGTAGTTTAAAACACGGAGCCGATCTTTATTGGGGATCAAACAGCAGTTTCAATTCATCATTGTTATTTATTCAGCAGTGGGCAAAGATACAGTATACTGAGCCTGACAGATATCAAATTTCAAATACTGACGCAGAAATCACGACCTTATGGAATACCGGTTATGCAACATTGATTACTGATTTGAATACTATTCTGGCATTTCCTGAAGCACAAGCCAATTCAAACTTCAAGGGCATTGCTTTGGCATTGCGTTCATGGACATTTTTGCTACTTGCTGATACATATGGAGATGTACCATACAAAGATGCGGGACAAACAGTCAGTCCTTCCTATAATACCCAAAGAGAAGTTTATCTGGGTTTATTAGAAGATTTAACCGAAGCCCAAAATCTATTAGATGCTTCGAAAGGTGCTGTTACCGGAGATTTGGTATACAATGGAGATATCAGTAAGTGGAAAAAATTTGTAAACTCACTGCGGTTACGTATTGCATTGAGAATCTCCGATCGTGAAGCAGAGCTTGCCAAGCAAACTATTGCCAGCGTAGTGGCTGATCCTCCCGGTCTTATCAGCAATAATAACGAAACATTCAAATTTATCTATACAAGTTCTCCTCAACAAAACCCGGCGGCAGCATGGTTTGAAACCCGAGACGATTATAGAGTATCTAAAACTATTGTAGATAAACTATATGAACTTTCTGACCCGAGATTGCCTGTATATGCACAATTGCCATCTGATACATCTGTTGACAGATATGTAGGTGCTGCCAACGGTTTATCAAACAGTGATGCTAATAATCAGGGTTTTGCAAAAACCTCTAAACCGGGAACTTATTTCTTAAAATCTGAATCTCCTGCCGTTATATTCAGTTATGCTGAAGTATTATTCGGATTATCGGAAGCCGTAGCCAGAGGATTTATTTCGGGTGATGCCGAGACTTACTATAAACAAGCGGTTACAGCATCATTAAACCAGTTTGGTATTACCGATGCAACTACTGTAGCTGATTACCTGAATCAGGCAAAAGTGAAATACGATGCCTCAAACTATAAAAAATCTATCGGAGAGCAAAAATGGATCGCTTTTTACGGACAGGGATTAGATGCCTTTGCTGAATGGAGAAGGTTGGATTACCCTGAGCTTAAACCCGGAAGTGCAACTGTGCTGGAAGGTCAAATGCCTCTACGCTTCTTTTATCCGGGAACGGAACAATCCTTAAACGGTAAAAGTTATAAAGCTGCTGTAGCAAATCAAGGTGAAGACCTGCTTACTACACGACTTTGGTTTGATGTAAAATAA